The region TCAAATATGGACCTGTACTTAAGCTCTGAATGCTCAAGAGCAATGCGCACCTTTCGCAAGGCAATTACATTTTTAATCAGAACAACAACCAAGATAGCCATCGCCAAAAAAATAGCTGCTAGAGTCCAGACAAGATAAAAATATTCATCATAAAAAGAAAACGGTTCGTTTAATATAACGCTTCCTTCCGGAAGATTGGAGGCGGGAATGCGGTATTTAGTAAGAGCCTGCCAATCGAACATAAATGTATTCGATCCAACCTTAACTACAGGTATATCATCAGCTTTAACCCCGCCGAGCACCTTGCGGGCAATCTCGCTCATCATCACTCCCTGACGGTAACCGCTGATTACTTTACCGCCGACCACCCCGTCACGGATATTATAACGCCACAGACAATAGACGGGGACCGGGCTGTTTTTGGTCAACATGCTGCCCAGTTTTTCATATGTAACATAAGTACCGTCACGGTCTGAATAATAGGCTCCCAGCAATACTACACTGCCCGGCTTCATGGATTGAATTTTTTTACGTAACTCGGCAATAGTTAAATTTTTGTTGTATTCAATACGGACATTTCCAGAAAGAGGCATAAGATTTTTCCGCAGGCTTGCCTCCCATGCACGCCCAGATTTCAGATAATCGTTAATAACATAAATGCTCTCAGTTCCCGGCAATTGCCGTAGAATCTCGGCCACGGTATCACGCGAAGATATCATCTCGGCCACACCGGTAAAATTTTTAACGGACAAAAGCTGCTCGCTTGAAAAATTATTTACCCCGCAAAACACAACCGGAACACGGGGAAACAAGTCATCACGATTCTTCAGCAAAAAATCATAAGCATTATTATCGGTAGATAATATCAGCGACATCTTTATGTTTTTGAATTTTGTTTTCAAATTTTTCTTGATCGTCGCAAAATGCTCAGCGGAATGATATCGCTTGGTATCCATATATTCGATATGCAAAACCATGTTTTGATACGGAGGAACAAGTAGCGTTTCACGGATTCCTTTTTCTATATTTGAAATCCAGGACATACCGGAATGATAAGAGTGAAGTACCAGAATATGACGAACGTCATTCGCGTGGGCAGGCAGCGAGAAAAAAACAAGAAGCAACAAAAGCACATAACCACTTAACAATTTTGCTCTTTTATTATTGTGTGCAACTTTCTCCATATAAAAAATCTAACACTCTTTATAAATAAAATCCATTATAATAAAGCCTTAAAGCCACTTTCCATAATAAAATATTACAAAAAGCTGAAATCCCCCGGTCCTCATGAACCGGGGGAAACGATATAAATTACTTATTATTTGTCACCCGCCTCCTTTTTTGTGCCGCGAGCGTTTCTTTTTTTCTCACCGCCTACAGGATCAAAATGATCTGCGACATCAACTCCGGCGGGGTAATCAACACTCATCCCAGCCTTGAAAAGTTGCAATTTTCCCTGTGGATTCCTCACATAACAATCTTTTTTACAAACGAATTTCACTTAACTTCCTGCCTTAAATATTGGTCTGATCATCCATGATCAGGTAGCCGCTGATTTTACCGGCGGTAGCGTTGCTTCCGGTCACGGTAAATGACAATCTCAGAAAACCTTTATGCTTCACGGGCAATGAAGGAAGCGGAAAACTGAAGCCCTGCTTAAGGTCCGCAACTGGAATGGAGCCGGATTCAAAAAGGGTGTCGAAAAGCGCAAAATTATCATCTCCGGAAGCCTGTACGCCTACACGCAGACTGGTCAAGGTAGCGAAGTCTTCTCCGTCCACCAGCACCTTAAGCTTTACATTACCGCCGGAACCGCAATCTTCACCGACGCTGACAACATTCTGGGAAACGGCACTTGCAGTAACCGCCTGTTCTTCACAAAAACAAAGTTCTTTATCGAGATACATATTATTTTCCTTTATTGTTGATGATGATAAATATGATCCGGGCCTTACGCAGTAATTGCGGACTCAGTATTGAGGATGGAATCCACGCGACGGACCGGGCAACCCCAGAAGGTTGTTACGGGCTTGCCTTCCCAGTTTTCCGATTTGAGCATGACGTTATTTTTATCGGACGCTTCAATGTCGAGCAGGGTTTTCACGGTCTGGTTACAATAGATTGCAGTCCTGCCCATGTTGGTGTTGGGGATCATGTTCAGCCCCTCGATCAGCGCATGACGCAGAGAGTTGGAACCGAGATTCTCTGGATCAATGGAAGCAATACGCACAACATAACGCCAGTCGCGAACCACAAGACCGGGGGTCCATTTGTAATGGGTGCGCAGTCCCTGATATTTACCGCCGTTAACGTCTTCAAGGGTTACTTCACCAAGGTCCTTATGGCTCAAGCCGTTGGAACTGCCGCGAGGGAACGTGAAATGAACAGTCTGATCGGACCAGCAGACAATCCAGATAGATGTGCAGTTATCACCGCTACCGCCGAAATTGATGACGTTCTTGTGCTCAAGAGAATTGAAACGGGGTGCGAGACCGAGGAATTTTTCAGGTTCCAGAGAGGTGTCACCGTAAATGAAGGTCTCGGCAAATTCCTTATTCATCGCTTCGAGGAAGGCACGTTCCTCAGAAGTACGAAAGTTGGAGGAATGTCCGTTGAGATCGGAGAGAGCCTTATCCATTTCCGCGTATGATTCGAGCATGCCGCAAGTGTCATCGATCTGTTTGGTGCGGGATTTACTGGGCTTGATTCCGTAGTTGAGCTTACGCCAGCTCACAGTGGGCAGGTCGGTGCGCACGGTGGTGCGGTGGCCGGTCGGCAGGTTGCCCTCTACCCATGCGGAATCATCAAGGATTTCATTGCTGTTGGTCAGAACTTCAGTAACTTTAGCTACATCACCGTTGGGATCAAGACGATTTCCCCAATCAGAAAGAGTAAGTGCGTTCAATCCAAGAGTTGCCATAGTTAATTCTCCTGTAAAAATTCGGCCCTCTTGGGAGCTCTCGATTTAATGACGCTTTAAGCGTTCCGGATAAAAAGGACTGTATTTTGATAATCCGCTACACAAAACAAAAGGATCATTTTCCGGGCCTTCAGCTCATCTGCCCGGCCTAAAACATAGTGCCCGACTTTTTAAATAGGTTGATTGGGATACAGAATTTCCCCGATTGTTTTTTCCCGGGGAGCAGCTCCCCTGCCCTCCACATAAGAATCTTCCGCGAGACGTCTGCCCACGTTGTAAAAGGCTTTCACTACTTCGGGATGGCAGGAATATCCTGAATCCCGAATCATCTTAGCAAGGGCCGGAGACGCAAAAGTCTGCACAGCCTTGTTGGCCACTCCCATATTTTTACGGTAGTTGGCACCGTGCCATCCCGGAAGCGAACGGGTCTGACGTTCCCATTCCCCGGTCTGGGTCTGATGATCCTCATAGCGGGCCGCCTCCAAAGAGTTATGGAAATCAACAAGTTTCTGAGCCATTTCCCCACTTACACCGTTCTCATGAGCAAACTGGCGGAACTGGCGGTCAACATGCGGATCGATTTCGTCCTGCATTCCATAATCAAGCTCGTATGCTTCCGGCGCATCGGGAACAGGATGATCAGTCAGCCGATCTGCTTCCTGCACAACGGGATCAGGCTGTTCTTCCGATTCCTCAGCAAGGGTCTCACCGCCCAAGACAGGTTCAGCCACCTCATCGTCTGCGTTGACCTGCGGAGAATGGTGATCCGGCTGCTGGTCATCACCCACCGAAAAATCCATCATTTATGTTCCTCCTCTTCATGCCTCATCATTTCAGCCCGTTCACGAATAATGGAAAGATATATTTCCTCATCAGCTGTGATTACCGGGCCAAGGACATTTTCAATTACAAAATCATGAACCGCGACGTTGCGGTAGATGTCGCTCTCTTTGGAAAATAAAACAGCATTCACGCCTCCCTGCTCCAACAGAAAAGTAAAAATCCTTCTGCCGTGCGGGGTGTTGAACGTGGCGCGAACATCAGAAAGAAACTGCTCATTAATCCTGCGCTCTTCCTCGCGGACCTTCTCGGCCTCTAATTGTTCATCTTCCGGAAAACCGGAGTCCGTTATCATTCTAGCTGCTACCTCCTTCGTTTTGATTGATAGGGATAAAATTATGGAGCAGGTCAGGCCGATAAAGCTGTCCGGCATTTACGAGTCAACGAATTGTCCGGCCTCTTCAGTAGTCTTCCCGCCCCCTTCAAAATGCATAATAGGCATCAGGGCGGACCTGAATCAGGTGATTCGGGTCCGCCCTTCTCTTTTTTTGCAGAAAAATTAATTTTCAGGGCTAAACTCTACCTTGTGTCTACTTAGCCGGATGTGGCATATCTCTTTCAGGTAAAAATCTCATCCAAGCGAGTACATATGTTTACTGAAAACAAAATCAGCTTTGAAACTATCACCGACCTATTCGGCAATGCTGACAATGAAGGCCGCGACTATCTCTATGAGTATGAAGTATATAACCTGCTGGCTAATTCCGGTGCGGAAACACCTCCGGCCGCGAACCTGCTACCGCGCGGGGCACGTTTTTCTGATGAAGAGCTTACTTCCATGCCGGGAGACAAAACGGTTCTAAAAATCGTATCCCCGACTATTATCCATAAAACAGAGGTAGGCGGAGTTCGAATTGTAAAAAAAGAACCGTCTAAAATTAGATCCGCCGTGCGCGGCATGATGTATGAAGTACCGGAGAATTACGCCGCTTACATTGAGCGTAATCCCGATCACGGACCGGAAAAATACAAAGGATTTCACGGAGAAGCGCTGGTTAAAGCAATCAGCCGTGATCTTAAAGGGGTTTTACAGGTCCAGTTTATGCCGCCCGATTCCGATTCCTTCGGCAACGAACTTATTGTCGGCCTGCGCAGAACCAGAGAATTCGGCACCATCATAAGTGCAGGACTCGGTGGAACAGATACCGAACTTTACGCCGAGAGATTCCGTAAAGGTCAGGCAATTGTGGCGGCATCCGTGGATATGGTCGATGGGCAGTCCTTTTTTCAGCTGTTTAAAAATACCATTTCATATAAAAAACTGGCCGGACTCACCCGCGGACAACGACGCATTGTAACTGACGAACAGCTCATAGAGTGTTTTGAGTCCTTCATTGAAATGGGTAAATATTTTTCACCTTCCAATAAAGATACCGGGTTCGTGATTGATGAACTTGAAATCAACCCTTTTGCCTTCACCGAATATCTTATGGTTCCCTTGGACGGCATGTGCCGCTTTTCAAAAGCAGGCCAAAAGCCGCTGGCCCGTCCGGTACAAAAGATCCACAACCTTCTTCATCCTAAAAAGATAGGCATAATCGGTGTTTCTGCCACCCGCCGCAATTTCGGGCATATCATCCTCGATAATGTGCTGGCAGAAGGATACGAAAAAGAGAATGTGGTAATTATCCGCGAGGGCTGTTCTGAAATTGACGGAGTTCGTTGTGTTCCCGATCTCGATGCGCTGGAAGAGCAGCTGGACCTGTTTGTAATAGCCATTGCTGCTAAGCATGTACCCGATCTGGTAGATAAAATAATTGAACTTGATTGCGCTAAAAGCGTCATGCTCATCCCCGGCGGAATGGGAGAAACTGAAGACAGCAAAAAACGGGCGCAGCAGGTAATCTCCAGTATCAATGCAAAACATGCCGATGAAGATGGAGGACCTGTTTTTATCGGCGCCAACTGCATGGGAGTTGTTTCCCGTCCAGGTGGTTACGACACATGGTTCATCCCCGATGAAAAATACCCCAAAGATCGCACAGCTCCATATCAGAGAGCAGCTTTTATCAGCCAGAGCGGGGCATTTATGGTTTTCCGCTCCAGCCAGTGCCCGGAATTAAACCCGGCTTACATGATTTCCATGGGCAACCAGACCGACCTAACCCTCGGCGACATGGTTCATTATTTTAAGGACTCTTCGGAGGTCGACGTCATTGCGGTATACGCAGAAGGATTCAATGACCTCGACGGCCTTGAATTCTGCAGGGCCGTGCGGCAGGCAGTAATGAACGGCAAGGAAGTCGTGTTTTACAAAGCAGGCAGGACCCCGGAAGGCAAGACCGCTACCAGCGGACATACCGCATCGCTGGCCGGGGATTATATGGTCTGCGAAAGCTGTGTACAGCAGGCAGGAGCAATTGTCGCACGCACTTTTCAGGAATTTCAGGACCTGTTCATGCTTGCCGAAAAACTGAGCGGAAAAACCATTTGCGGCGACAGACTTGCCGCCGTAACCGGAGCCGGATTTGAAGCTGTCGGCATGGCCGACTCAATCCAGTCCGATGATTATGATATTGAGCTGGCGCGCTTCAGCGGAGAATCGCTTAAAGCCATAAACGAGATTCTTGAAGCCAGGAGACTTAATTCGCTGGTCACAGTCCAGAACCCTCTTGATCTGACCCCGGGATCAAACGATGAGGTTCACGCAGCCATGACCGAAATACTGGTAGCCGACCCGGCGGTGGATTCCATTGTCATCGGTCTGGACCCGCTTTCCCCTTCCATGCACACTCTGGCGGAACCGACAATTCCGGCCTTTTCAATGGAAGATGAAAACTCTCTCGGCAATCTACTGATAAAAATCGTAGCGAAGAGTGAGAAGCCCGTATTGGCGGTAGTGGACGGCGGAAGACTCTACGATCCCCTGCGCGATATGCTGCTGGCAAACGGAGTTCCGGTCTTTCCGGTATGCGACCGCGCAGTGGCGGCCATAGCCCTGTACACCAAAGCACGGACGCGAACAGAAGTAATCCGGCTGGCTCACGGATGTGATTAGCTGTATTCTTAAAACAAAAGGGCCGTGGTAGCTAAAACCACGGCCCTTACTTTATTCAGTATTTATCTATTGTAATCTATTAATATTCGTCACTGTAGCGTTTGACTAGCTTATCTTCACTGCTGGACTTTTTGACAACAACGCGAGCCTTTTCTGCATTAGCAAAAAAAACATTTTCAACAAACCTTGCTATTCCACATAACCAGCACATAAACATAAGATCGCTCCTACAACTTAAAGATACAATAAAAAGTGTCTTTCCAAGTTCATTTCAAGAACTTAAATTTCAGTGTACGCATAAAAAACACTCCGTCAATGACATTCGGTTAATTCTTTTTTTCACATTTATACCACCATCCACTTCATGAAGGTAAAGACCCCTAATCATACGAACGACGGAACTGAATGCAAATTCAGTTTTTCTAAAAATAGCAAACTGACCAAACAAAAACCCCGCTCTGCTGCCAGAACGGGGTTTTTGAATTTGATAAGAATAAAAACTAAAAAGATTAGTTCAAATCAAATGCATCTTTTTTAAAAAAACAATAAAACTCATCATCGCATCTATAATATTTCGCAATTATACCTTTAAAAGGCCCAACCACACTATCAAAATGCTTTGACTTAGCTAAAGATCTCTCTTCGACATACTGTTCCACTTGCGCTATT is a window of Maridesulfovibrio sp. DNA encoding:
- a CDS encoding Bbp16 family capsid cement protein; amino-acid sequence: MYLDKELCFCEEQAVTASAVSQNVVSVGEDCGSGGNVKLKVLVDGEDFATLTSLRVGVQASGDDNFALFDTLFESGSIPVADLKQGFSFPLPSLPVKHKGFLRLSFTVTGSNATAGKISGYLIMDDQTNI
- a CDS encoding major capsid protein — protein: MATLGLNALTLSDWGNRLDPNGDVAKVTEVLTNSNEILDDSAWVEGNLPTGHRTTVRTDLPTVSWRKLNYGIKPSKSRTKQIDDTCGMLESYAEMDKALSDLNGHSSNFRTSEERAFLEAMNKEFAETFIYGDTSLEPEKFLGLAPRFNSLEHKNVINFGGSGDNCTSIWIVCWSDQTVHFTFPRGSSNGLSHKDLGEVTLEDVNGGKYQGLRTHYKWTPGLVVRDWRYVVRIASIDPENLGSNSLRHALIEGLNMIPNTNMGRTAIYCNQTVKTLLDIEASDKNNVMLKSENWEGKPVTTFWGCPVRRVDSILNTESAITA
- a CDS encoding endoprotease — its product is MMDFSVGDDQQPDHHSPQVNADDEVAEPVLGGETLAEESEEQPDPVVQEADRLTDHPVPDAPEAYELDYGMQDEIDPHVDRQFRQFAHENGVSGEMAQKLVDFHNSLEAARYEDHQTQTGEWERQTRSLPGWHGANYRKNMGVANKAVQTFASPALAKMIRDSGYSCHPEVVKAFYNVGRRLAEDSYVEGRGAAPREKTIGEILYPNQPI
- a CDS encoding acetate--CoA ligase family protein codes for the protein MFTENKISFETITDLFGNADNEGRDYLYEYEVYNLLANSGAETPPAANLLPRGARFSDEELTSMPGDKTVLKIVSPTIIHKTEVGGVRIVKKEPSKIRSAVRGMMYEVPENYAAYIERNPDHGPEKYKGFHGEALVKAISRDLKGVLQVQFMPPDSDSFGNELIVGLRRTREFGTIISAGLGGTDTELYAERFRKGQAIVAASVDMVDGQSFFQLFKNTISYKKLAGLTRGQRRIVTDEQLIECFESFIEMGKYFSPSNKDTGFVIDELEINPFAFTEYLMVPLDGMCRFSKAGQKPLARPVQKIHNLLHPKKIGIIGVSATRRNFGHIILDNVLAEGYEKENVVIIREGCSEIDGVRCVPDLDALEEQLDLFVIAIAAKHVPDLVDKIIELDCAKSVMLIPGGMGETEDSKKRAQQVISSINAKHADEDGGPVFIGANCMGVVSRPGGYDTWFIPDEKYPKDRTAPYQRAAFISQSGAFMVFRSSQCPELNPAYMISMGNQTDLTLGDMVHYFKDSSEVDVIAVYAEGFNDLDGLEFCRAVRQAVMNGKEVVFYKAGRTPEGKTATSGHTASLAGDYMVCESCVQQAGAIVARTFQEFQDLFMLAEKLSGKTICGDRLAAVTGAGFEAVGMADSIQSDDYDIELARFSGESLKAINEILEARRLNSLVTVQNPLDLTPGSNDEVHAAMTEILVADPAVDSIVIGLDPLSPSMHTLAEPTIPAFSMEDENSLGNLLIKIVAKSEKPVLAVVDGGRLYDPLRDMLLANGVPVFPVCDRAVAAIALYTKARTRTEVIRLAHGCD